atcccagctactcaggaggctgaggcacgagaatcgcttgaatctgggaggtgaaggttgcagtgagccgagatcatgccactgcactccagcctgggcaacagagtgagactccatctcaaaaaaaagaaaaaaaaagaaaaagaaaaaaggaagaggagaagcagagaagaaaaagataaaacactgccatattaaaatatacattatcgCTCTAGATGCCAGAAATACCCTCATTCTGGTGTCCCAGGGGTCAGGAAATTGGAACCACAGAGAAAGCAATGCAGTGGAAGCATTGCGCAGGGCCCGGCGGGGAAGCACGCCTACACGGCCACAATCATGCAAATGCTGTTTATTGATTTTCGGGTTGTAGAGTCCACCTATGGACAAAGCACAGAAGACTTAGTTTTGCTTACAGAACAGAAGGTAGATGTTAACAACAGGGATGATGGAAAAGTAAGGTACATCAGAACTTTAGGGATACAGTTAGCGCTGGGGGAACCACTGCTGGGTGGAGACAAGCTTTGGGGCAGAAGAGAAGCCCAGGAAGGCCCTGGCAGTTGACTACGTGGCCCTGGGCCGGATACTCCGTTGCCCCCCTGCCCTACCCCGCATACCTGGGTGGTGCTAGAGGATGTCGCTGGTGTGATAGCACCTCCTCGTACTCGTCCTTCTTTAGGGAAGActaagaggagggagagagttGGAAGGGGAAGGTCCCAACGCTGCCATGCTCATCAGACACAGAAGGAAGTCACCAGACTGAGGTAGGCGGTGGGGCTTGGACACCGTACTAACTTGAAGATGAGCTAAAACAGGGACGAGTGGAAGCAGCTTTTCCTAAGACACGCCCCCCAGGGTGCCacgtcagtttaccattgccatggcaacaccctgGCATACCGCCCTTTTCCGTGGCAAAGACCTCAGGACCCAGAAGTTACTACCCCTTCCCTAGAAAGTTTTGTATGCGCCGCTCCTTAAtctacatgtaattaaaagtgggtgTAAATCTGACTGCagaactgccctgagctgctgctgctccctgcctatggggtagccctgctctgcagggcAGTCACAGAGTTGCAACACTGCAGCTTCAATACAGCTGTTTTGGTTTTGTTccttggtttgttttgtttgttgttgttgtttcgttgttggtttttttgtttgttttttctagatGAAGTTttactctcattgcccaggctggagtgcggtggcgcaatctcagttcactgcaacctccgcctcccaggttcaagcgattctgctgcctcagcctcccaagtagctgggattatagacgcctgccaccacacccagctagtttttttgtatttttagtagagacggaatttcaccatgttggccaggctggtctggaactcctgacctcaggtgatccacccacctcggcctcccaaagtgctgggattataggcgtgagccactgtgcccggccacagctgttttcttctaccctaCCACTGGTGCTTGCCTTTGAAATCTTTCCTGGGGGAAGCCAAGGACCCTCTCAGGCTAAGCTCCAGTTTCGGGGCTTGCCCACCCTACATCAAGACCCACTAAAATCAGTGGGATTCTAGAGAGTTCTAAGTGTCCTGcataaagtaacaaaaataaccaAGAGATGACCCCCAAATCTAACTATCACAGatggggagacagggaggggtACCAGGGATGAGAAAGGATCAGAGCATCAAATCCTCATTTGTCATTGACATGGAGTAAAATCGATGGGTGGAGAAACTGATTTAAACAGATTACTTGGAAATAGAGAAAACCACcagaagaattaaaaacaggGTCAATTAAAACCATGgcatggaaggaatggaaggggtAGGGGAGAAAACCACTTTATTCATGAGCTCTTCTGTgcgttttggatttttttttttttttttaccatgggCGTGTCTGACtttgatttcaaaaattaattttaaattttaaaaagtgacaccACGATCCTGGCCAGTGGAACCAGAAGTGACCAGGCCACTTGCTCCCTGCCTAGGTGTCAGGCTGACTGTGGGTCTCAGGGGGGTCAGTGCTGCAGTGAGTGCCCTGGGGACAGGGGGAGCTCTGCGGGTGGCTCTGCAGGTGGCCCTGTGGACAGCTCCGCAGGTGGTGCTGTGTGGGGCTCTGCCGGTGGCTCTGTGGGAGGCTGCGTGGCTCCCTGGCTCAGCATGTTCCGGCAGCGCAGCcgctcctcctcctgcttctctgcCATGCGGTTCTCCAGCAGCCTCAGCTCCCTGCGCACCGCCTTCTGCATGGATGGCTCCAGCTCCAGCACTTTCTGGAGGTCCGCCTTGGCCTCGGCCTCATTCCACACCTCTGCGTGAGCCCGGGCACGCACATAGTAGGCCTTCACGATGcctgtggggagcagggagcaTCTAGCCGCAGCTCCCTGCCCAGCCTCAGAGGCAGCCCCTGCCCAGCTGGGACTCACCAGCCTCCAAGACCCTTAGCCCCGCCACgatccttaacctctctgtacctcccatccctcagtttcctcaactgtaagaTGGAGATGATGATCATAATGGCAGtacctccttctctccttttcaagGCCCTGTGactaattttatattcataacttttatttttcttacagatGCTCCCTAAATGAGATAACCTTCAGTCCCTTTCCCTGCACCTCCCCCACATGgtgattatgaggattacaaggattaaatgagataataaacgCAGAGGACTTGAGCCCGATGCACGCGCCAGGGCCTGGGTGGTGTTACCGTGAGCACTATTCGAGCGGTAAGTCAATACTAGTAGTACTGGAGGTGCCATATCCTCGCAACACCTGTACTAGTACCggcataatatttttttctatattgattgCCCCTCTTTTTTAAAAGCCTGTTTACCGTTCCACTGAAAACACAAGCTTGGTGAGCTTCCTGGGTAAGTGTTCaaacacacattaaaataaaGGGCCCCCCACGCCAAGCACTGCCCATCCATCACCCACGATTCAATTACACACTCGGGGAAACCCGGCTGGCTGGAGACAAGGTTCGGTGCCCTGGTGGGGtggaaagaaaagtccaggaagGCTATGGCAGGTGTCTCCGTGGCCCTGAGCCGGGCACCCCCTCGCTGCCCGCCCCTGCAGCCCCACACACCTGGGTGGTGCCGGAGAATGTCACTGGTGTGCTCCAGCACCTCGTAATACTCCTCCTTCTTCAGCAGGCACTGGCAGTAGTTGAGGGTCAGGGTGTTGATCAtcttctccagcttcagccactGCACCTCCCATGGCTTCTCCTGCCCAGGGAGAAGGTCAGCCATGACCTCACGCGGCTGCCCAACCCCCGCCCCACCCTCGCCGGCGCTGGGCAGGTCCCCCAGAGTCAGCCCCACTTCCCACCCATGGCCAGCGGCCTCTGACCTTGGTCTGCAGGTTCCTTAGGCAGATGATGGCCTCCTGGTACTTGGAAGAGGCCTCCTCGTAGCGGCCCAGCTTGAAGAGCCGATTTCCCTCTCCGTGGAGGACGGGCACCACCTTCATCTTCTCATGATTGCTCAGGTTCCAGGTCTCCCTCTGGTAATCACTCGGGGCGTCAACCTGGCCCCAGAGCTGCAGGTCAGTGAGGCAGGGACCCCAGGGGCCTGTACCCCATCAGGGACCCGAAAGACTGGACCTTGGCACAGCTCCCTGAAGTCATGCTTGCTGGTCAAGTGCATACAGACAAGGGAAAGAagcaaaaatgccaaaaaaaccCTGCCCTAAATCCATGCCTTTGTGCAAACTAGGGAAAGGTGCCTGTTCATCAAGACACTTCACTTCTAATATTCAGAAAATTGTCGTGAATACTCATTTTGTTAGAACAATACACTATTGCCATCTGCTGGAAACTTGTCATTATAGAAATACCGATGTACGATGAGCATAATGAGCACCTTGGAGGAGAGGCCGGTGCACCTCGTGCAGTGCACAGACCACGCAACTGTGACAGCAAGCCTGTAAAGGCTCTTGGTTGACacagttcttatttttattcactcACATAGCTCTCAGGCTGAGCCTCAGTCTTGGCCATAAGCTGAATCCCAACCTGACCTTGACCCTGGCCCTAACCCTCTCTCACCAACCCGCAAACACGCGCTGTCAATCACTCTGGGGCTCTGGGTGGGAGGATATGGGGAGTTCCATGCAGCTTCTCCTGCTACTAGAGAACCAAGTCTGAACCCACAAACCACAGGAACCGAGGAGGTTATCATCTCCAACTCTCGAAAATGAAAGTGGAAGTAGATAACAAATAGAAGTAAAATGcctccaaaatgaaaacaaatcacatttttaaaaagtggttccaagcagacttttttttttttttttttttttttgagatggagtctcgctctgtcacccaggttgaaatgcactgacatgatctcggctcactgcaacctccgcttcccaggttcaagccattctcatgcctcaaattcccgagtagctgggattacaggcgtgcaccaccacacccggttaatttttgtgttttcagtagagacggggttttaccatgttggccagactggtcttgaactcctgacctcaggtgatccaaccccctcggcctcccaaagtgctgggattacaggcgtgagccaccacgcccagcaccaACTGGACCTTTCTTGTGGAAAAATCAGAGGACTGTCGTTTCACATTCGTATTGTCCCCTGGCTTATGAACCCTTTCTTGTTCTCTAAAGAGAAACAGGGCACTGTCCAGTGgccagtggggtgggggtgcccGTGATGCCCGCTGTCCCTCTCTGGTG
The Papio anubis isolate 15944 chromosome 17, Panubis1.0, whole genome shotgun sequence genome window above contains:
- the AIPL1 gene encoding aryl-hydrocarbon-interacting protein-like 1, whose translation is MDAALLLNVEGVKKTILHGGTGELPNFITGSRAVFHFRTMKCDEERTVIDDSRQVDQPMHIIIGNMFKLEVWEILLTSMRVHEVAEFWCDTIHTGVYPILSRSLRQMAQGKDPTEWHVHTCGLANMFAYHTLGYEDLDELQKEPQPLIFVIELLQVDAPSDYQRETWNLSNHEKMKVVPVLHGEGNRLFKLGRYEEASSKYQEAIICLRNLQTKEKPWEVQWLKLEKMINTLTLNYCQCLLKKEEYYEVLEHTSDILRHHPGIVKAYYVRARAHAEVWNEAEAKADLQKVLELEPSMQKAVRRELRLLENRMAEKQEEERLRCRNMLSQGATQPPTEPPAEPHTAPPAELSTGPPAEPPAELPLSPGHSLQH